Proteins from a single region of Mumia flava:
- a CDS encoding peptidoglycan DD-metalloendopeptidase family protein: MTRTRALLLLALALTVAALPASGSAAYAAWDWPVDGGEVAAGYLPPTSPYGPGHRGLDVAAPTGSVVRAVAAGTVTFAGRVAGVGAVTVDHGGRRSTYQPVVAVVRSGAEVSRGEPLGRLSPVGSHCGPRACLHLGRIEADGYADPLALLSPQAQVRLFPPHGPAPVPPEPERVVPSGDLLMPVDAPVTSRFGMRVHPVTGVHKLHDGTDFGASCGTPVRAADAGTVSSVGSVPGYGNRVRIEHGGATATTYNHLASFAVGAGEPVAQGQTVGAVGSTGLSTGCHLHLSVLLGGQPVDPEPLLTAP; the protein is encoded by the coding sequence GTGACCCGGACCCGCGCCCTGCTCCTCCTCGCCCTCGCTCTCACCGTCGCCGCGCTCCCCGCCTCCGGCTCCGCCGCGTACGCGGCGTGGGACTGGCCGGTCGACGGAGGCGAGGTCGCCGCCGGGTACCTCCCGCCGACGAGCCCGTACGGGCCGGGACACCGTGGCCTCGACGTCGCGGCACCGACCGGCTCCGTGGTCCGGGCGGTCGCGGCGGGCACGGTGACGTTCGCCGGGCGGGTGGCGGGGGTCGGGGCCGTCACGGTCGACCACGGTGGACGCCGGTCGACGTACCAGCCGGTCGTGGCGGTCGTCCGGTCCGGCGCGGAGGTCTCCCGAGGCGAGCCCCTCGGCCGGCTGAGCCCGGTCGGGAGCCACTGCGGCCCGAGGGCCTGCTTGCACCTCGGCCGGATCGAGGCGGACGGCTACGCCGATCCGCTGGCGCTGCTGTCCCCCCAGGCGCAGGTGCGGCTGTTCCCGCCGCACGGTCCCGCCCCGGTGCCGCCGGAGCCGGAGCGCGTCGTGCCCAGCGGCGATCTTCTGATGCCGGTCGACGCGCCGGTCACGTCCCGTTTCGGGATGCGGGTCCACCCGGTGACCGGGGTCCACAAGCTCCACGACGGGACGGACTTCGGGGCCTCCTGCGGTACGCCGGTGCGCGCCGCGGACGCCGGGACCGTGTCGTCCGTGGGGTCGGTGCCGGGCTACGGCAACCGCGTCCGCATCGAGCACGGTGGCGCGACGGCGACGACCTACAACCACCTCGCCTCCTTCGCCGTGGGGGCCGGCGAGCCCGTCGCGCAGGGGCAGACGGTCGGTGCGGTCGGCTCGACCGGACTGTCGACGGGGTGCCACCTGCACCTCAGCGTGCTCCTCGGCGGGCAGCCGGTCGATCCCGAGCCGTTGCTGACCGCTCCCTGA
- the trmD gene encoding tRNA (guanosine(37)-N1)-methyltransferase TrmD, with protein MRIDVVTIFPDYLAPLGLSLPGKAQERGLVDLRTHDLREHTHDRHRTVDDTPSGGGAGMVMRPEPWGEALDAILASPPEPAVRPRLIVPTPSGHPFRQADAHRLAAEPWLVMACGRYEGIDQRVVDWAAERMPVEEISLGDFVLNGGEVAALAVIEAVIRLLPGFMGNPESLAEESHGGDGLLEYPVYTKPASWRGHDVPDVLLSGDHGRIAAWRREQAERRTAERRPDLLADEPGSGD; from the coding sequence ATGCGGATCGACGTCGTCACCATCTTTCCCGACTATCTCGCACCGCTCGGGCTCTCGCTGCCGGGCAAGGCGCAGGAGCGCGGCCTGGTCGACCTCCGCACGCACGACCTGCGCGAGCACACCCACGACCGCCACCGCACGGTCGACGACACACCCTCCGGCGGTGGAGCGGGGATGGTGATGCGGCCGGAGCCGTGGGGCGAGGCGCTGGACGCGATCCTCGCGTCGCCGCCCGAGCCCGCCGTACGCCCGCGTCTGATCGTGCCGACCCCGTCGGGGCACCCGTTCCGCCAGGCCGACGCGCACCGGCTCGCCGCCGAGCCGTGGCTGGTGATGGCCTGCGGCCGGTACGAGGGGATCGACCAGCGCGTCGTCGACTGGGCCGCCGAGCGCATGCCCGTCGAGGAGATCTCGCTCGGCGACTTCGTCCTGAACGGCGGTGAGGTCGCAGCGCTCGCCGTGATCGAGGCCGTGATCCGTCTGCTCCCGGGCTTCATGGGCAATCCGGAGTCGCTCGCCGAGGAGTCCCACGGCGGCGACGGCCTGCTCGAGTACCCCGTCTACACCAAGCCGGCGTCGTGGCGTGGGCACGACGTGCCGGACGTCCTGCTGTCGGGCGACCACGGCAGGATCGCTGCCTGGCGCCGCGAGCAGGCGGAGCGTCGCACCGCCGAGCGCCGCCCGGACCTGCTCGCCGACGAACCGGGCTCCGGCGACTGA
- the rplS gene encoding 50S ribosomal protein L19 has protein sequence MTNVVDAVASQSLRDDVPEFRAGDTLKVHVRVVEGNRSRVQVFQGVCLRLQGSGVGRTFTVRKVSFGVGVERTFPLHTPVVEQIEVVTRGDVRRAKLYYLRNLRGKAAKIKEKREV, from the coding sequence ATGACCAACGTTGTCGATGCCGTCGCCAGCCAGTCCCTGCGTGACGACGTCCCCGAGTTCCGCGCCGGAGACACCCTGAAGGTGCACGTGCGCGTGGTCGAGGGCAACCGCTCCCGCGTCCAGGTGTTCCAGGGCGTCTGCCTGCGCCTGCAGGGCTCGGGCGTCGGGCGGACCTTCACCGTCCGCAAGGTGAGCTTCGGGGTCGGTGTCGAGCGCACGTTCCCGCTGCACACCCCGGTCGTCGAGCAGATCGAGGTCGTGACCCGCGGTGACGTGCGGCGCGCCAAGCTCTACTACCTGCGCAACCTCCGCGGCAAGGCCGCGAAGATCAAGGAGAAGCGCGAGGTCTGA
- a CDS encoding ribonuclease HII has product MSPAAAPSLRIERSLLRGGVSALACTDEVGRGALCGPVTVGAVLVTETTRTAPQGVRDSKLLTAQAREALVPRIQRWAPSWGVGHAGPDEIDRYGIIAALRLAGHRALARLSVEPDTVLLDGNHDYLTVPEQAALFGPPAEVDRVPPVVTMIKADLRCSAVAAASILAKQARDTIMLELASEHPEYGWAENKGYAAPEHLAALRASGPTVHHRRSWRLPGCGEEDGTGGGPDAAWEPVSSEEAAGQSRVVLDPGLGTAAYDPSTEPGEDLVDDRC; this is encoded by the coding sequence GTGAGCCCGGCTGCCGCACCGTCCCTGCGGATCGAGCGCAGTCTGCTGCGCGGCGGCGTCAGCGCGCTCGCCTGCACCGACGAGGTAGGGCGGGGAGCGCTCTGCGGTCCGGTCACGGTCGGAGCGGTGCTGGTGACCGAGACGACGCGGACCGCGCCGCAAGGGGTGCGCGACAGCAAGCTGCTGACCGCCCAGGCGCGCGAGGCGCTGGTCCCGCGGATCCAGCGGTGGGCCCCCTCGTGGGGCGTGGGTCACGCCGGTCCCGACGAGATCGACCGCTACGGCATCATCGCCGCGCTCCGCCTCGCCGGTCACCGTGCGCTGGCGCGGCTCAGCGTCGAGCCCGACACCGTCCTGCTCGACGGCAACCACGACTACCTGACGGTGCCCGAGCAGGCGGCGCTGTTCGGGCCGCCGGCCGAGGTCGACCGGGTCCCCCCGGTCGTGACGATGATCAAGGCGGACCTGCGGTGCTCGGCCGTGGCCGCGGCGAGCATCCTCGCGAAGCAGGCCCGTGACACCATCATGCTCGAGCTGGCCTCCGAGCACCCGGAGTACGGCTGGGCGGAGAACAAGGGCTACGCCGCCCCGGAGCACCTCGCGGCCCTGCGGGCGTCCGGGCCGACGGTGCACCACCGTCGGTCGTGGCGGCTGCCGGGGTGCGGTGAGGAGGACGGGACCGGAGGGGGCCCGGATGCCGCCTGGGAGCCCGTGTCGTCGGAGGAGGCGGCCGGCCAGAGCCGGGTCGTGCTCGATCCCGGGCTCGGCACGGCCGCGTACGACCCGTCGACGGAGCCGGGCGAGGACCTGGTCGACGACCGCTGCTGA
- the lepB gene encoding signal peptidase I gives MHANDTSAETRHEPSSGGRRGRKPLPLWQETILLAVLALVLAIVVKTFFVQAFYIPSGSMEQTLQVNDRILVQKVSYWTGEPQRGDVVVFDDPGGWLGPGAEEPLGPVQRVLSVFGLYPTGGHLVKRVIGVGGDRVRCCNTDGQLVINGVAIDEPYVANPAATAAQPFDIRVPEGRVWLMGDNRNNSQDSRAHMGEPGGGFVPVDDVLGKAWVIVWPWDRTGSAGSDSEPFADVGTPE, from the coding sequence GTGCACGCCAACGACACCTCGGCAGAGACCCGTCACGAGCCGTCGTCCGGCGGCCGTCGGGGACGCAAACCGCTGCCGTTGTGGCAGGAGACGATCCTGCTCGCCGTGCTCGCGCTGGTCCTTGCGATCGTCGTCAAGACGTTCTTCGTCCAGGCGTTCTACATCCCGTCGGGCTCGATGGAGCAGACGCTGCAGGTCAACGACAGGATCCTGGTCCAGAAGGTCTCGTACTGGACGGGCGAGCCGCAGCGTGGCGACGTCGTCGTGTTCGACGACCCGGGGGGCTGGCTCGGCCCGGGGGCCGAGGAGCCGCTGGGCCCCGTGCAGAGGGTGCTGTCCGTCTTCGGCCTGTACCCGACCGGCGGGCACCTGGTGAAGCGGGTGATCGGCGTCGGCGGCGACCGCGTGCGATGCTGCAACACCGACGGGCAGCTGGTGATCAACGGCGTCGCGATCGACGAGCCCTACGTCGCGAACCCCGCGGCGACCGCAGCCCAGCCGTTCGACATCCGCGTGCCCGAGGGCCGGGTCTGGCTGATGGGCGACAACCGCAACAACTCCCAGGACTCGCGTGCGCACATGGGGGAGCCAGGGGGCGGCTTCGTGCCGGTCGACGACGTGCTGGGCAAGGCGTGGGTGATCGTCTGGCCGTGGGACCGGACCGGCTCCGCGGGCTCCGACTCCGAGCCGTTCGCCGACGTCGGCACGCCCGAGTGA
- a CDS encoding YifB family Mg chelatase-like AAA ATPase: protein MGVGRTRSVALSGMQGRMVEIEVDVSAGLPRTVLVGLPDTSLAESRDRCRAAVANSRLPWPDRKVTINLSPADLPKSGASFDLGIALAVLASQAYVPQDRLARAAVLGELALDGRLRAVAGVLPATVAAVAAGCEAVLVPEANAAEAALVPGARVVGVRSLCHAAALLRGEPEPSEPPVVEMSAIAVPFGDADRLEALDLADVVGQDPGRAALVVAAAGGHHLMLTGPPGVGKTMLAHRLPGLLPDLDHQQAMETAAVHSVAGLVSADAPLLRRPPFVDPHHTASAVALVGGGSRGIRPGAMSLAHHGVLFMDEAPEFRRDVLDALRQPLESGRVTISRAAQTATFPAQFQLVLAANPCGCGERAEVGEACSCLPVARRRYGERISAPVRDRIDLRLTLRSPSAQHRPGGGVTQRGTTERAQALVAEARARQHRRWGEHGQRANAGVPGAVLREHGLVPDAEEALTSRVRRGRANARSVDRVVRVAWTVADLLGHDRPCDDDVEAAWRLRDDAGLTETFLAEVLR from the coding sequence ATGGGCGTCGGGAGGACGCGGTCGGTGGCCCTGTCCGGGATGCAGGGCCGGATGGTCGAGATCGAGGTCGACGTCAGCGCGGGTCTGCCGCGCACCGTCCTCGTCGGCCTGCCCGACACGTCGCTGGCCGAGTCCCGTGACCGCTGCCGGGCGGCGGTCGCGAACAGCCGGCTGCCCTGGCCCGACCGCAAGGTCACCATCAACCTCTCGCCGGCCGACCTGCCGAAGTCGGGCGCGTCGTTCGACCTGGGGATCGCGCTGGCCGTGCTGGCGAGCCAGGCGTACGTGCCCCAGGACCGGCTCGCGCGCGCCGCGGTGCTGGGCGAGCTCGCCCTCGACGGGCGGCTGCGCGCCGTGGCCGGGGTGCTCCCGGCGACGGTCGCCGCGGTCGCCGCGGGCTGCGAGGCCGTGCTCGTCCCCGAGGCGAACGCCGCCGAGGCAGCCCTCGTCCCGGGTGCCAGGGTGGTCGGCGTCCGGTCGTTGTGCCATGCCGCTGCACTGCTGCGGGGCGAGCCGGAGCCTTCCGAGCCGCCCGTCGTCGAGATGTCCGCGATCGCCGTCCCGTTCGGCGACGCCGACCGGTTGGAAGCCCTGGACCTCGCCGACGTCGTCGGGCAGGACCCCGGTCGGGCCGCACTGGTGGTCGCCGCCGCCGGGGGCCACCACCTGATGCTGACCGGCCCGCCCGGCGTCGGCAAGACGATGCTCGCCCACCGGCTGCCCGGGCTGCTGCCCGACCTGGACCACCAGCAGGCGATGGAGACAGCGGCCGTCCACTCGGTCGCGGGCCTCGTGTCGGCCGACGCGCCGCTGCTTCGGCGGCCGCCGTTCGTCGACCCGCACCACACCGCGTCCGCGGTCGCGCTCGTCGGCGGGGGCAGCCGCGGCATCCGACCGGGTGCGATGAGCCTGGCACATCACGGCGTCCTCTTCATGGACGAGGCGCCGGAGTTCCGGCGCGACGTGCTCGACGCGCTGCGTCAGCCGCTGGAGAGCGGGCGCGTGACGATCTCGCGTGCGGCCCAGACCGCGACCTTCCCGGCGCAGTTCCAGCTCGTGCTCGCCGCCAACCCCTGCGGCTGCGGGGAACGAGCCGAGGTCGGCGAGGCGTGCTCGTGCCTCCCCGTGGCGCGCCGTCGCTACGGGGAGCGGATCTCGGCCCCGGTGCGCGACCGGATCGACCTGCGGTTGACCCTCCGGTCGCCCTCGGCCCAGCACCGGCCGGGCGGCGGGGTCACGCAACGGGGCACGACCGAGCGGGCTCAGGCGTTGGTCGCTGAGGCCCGGGCCCGCCAGCACCGACGCTGGGGCGAGCACGGACAGCGTGCGAACGCCGGGGTCCCCGGAGCCGTCCTTCGCGAGCACGGGCTGGTCCCCGACGCGGAGGAGGCCCTGACGTCGCGGGTCCGGAGGGGCCGGGCGAATGCGCGCAGCGTCGATCGCGTGGTGCGGGTGGCCTGGACCGTCGCGGACCTGCTCGGCCACGACCGGCCCTGCGACGACGACGTCGAGGCCGCGTGGCGGCTCCGCGACGATGCCGGGCTGACGGAGACGTTCCTCGCGGAGGTGCTGCGGTGA
- the rpsB gene encoding 30S ribosomal protein S2: MAVVTMRQLLESGVHFGHQTRRWNPKMKRFILTERNGIYIIDLQQSLAYIDRAYDFVKTTVARGGTILFVGTKRQAQEAISEQATRVGMPYVNHRWLGGMLTNFSTVNERIKRLKELDEVDFDDVAGSGRTKKELLGLKREHDKLERSLGGIRGMTRTPSAVWVIDTKKEHLAVDEAKKLGIPVVAILDTNCDPDDVEYPIPGNDDAIRSVTLLTRVVADAVGEGLIERGAGKEDAAAQTDQVAAGEPLAEWERELAEGTDPVTTEAAQAEVQESASADDTPAEVAEETAQAEENLAEGKPADA, from the coding sequence ATGGCCGTCGTGACCATGCGCCAGCTGCTCGAGAGCGGTGTCCACTTCGGACACCAGACCCGCCGCTGGAACCCGAAGATGAAGCGCTTCATCCTGACCGAGCGCAACGGCATCTACATCATCGACCTGCAGCAGTCGCTCGCGTACATCGACCGCGCGTACGACTTCGTGAAGACCACCGTCGCCCGCGGCGGCACGATCCTGTTCGTCGGCACGAAGCGCCAGGCGCAGGAGGCCATCTCCGAGCAGGCGACCCGCGTCGGCATGCCGTACGTGAACCACCGCTGGCTGGGCGGCATGCTCACCAACTTCTCGACCGTCAACGAGCGGATCAAGCGTCTCAAGGAGCTCGACGAGGTCGACTTCGACGACGTCGCCGGCTCGGGCCGCACCAAGAAGGAGCTGCTCGGCCTCAAGCGCGAGCACGACAAGCTCGAGCGCTCGCTCGGCGGCATCCGCGGCATGACCCGGACCCCGTCGGCGGTGTGGGTGATCGACACCAAGAAGGAGCACCTGGCCGTCGACGAGGCGAAGAAGCTGGGCATCCCGGTCGTCGCGATCCTCGACACCAACTGCGACCCCGACGACGTCGAGTACCCGATCCCGGGCAACGACGACGCGATCCGCTCCGTCACCCTGCTCACCCGCGTCGTCGCCGACGCCGTGGGCGAGGGCCTGATCGAGCGCGGCGCCGGCAAGGAGGACGCCGCGGCCCAGACCGACCAGGTCGCCGCCGGCGAGCCGCTGGCCGAGTGGGAGCGCGAGCTCGCCGAGGGCACCGACCCGGTCACCACGGAGGCTGCGCAGGCCGAGGTCCAGGAGTCGGCGTCGGCCGACGACACCCCGGCCGAGGTCGCCGAGGAGACCGCCCAGGCCGAGGAGAACCTCGCCGAGGGCAAGCCCGCTGACGCCTGA
- a CDS encoding CAP domain-containing protein, protein MRIIVTIAALAASLLVAPAATATTTASPAGRAASAGVPGSTPGALAAARRGLRPGVYERRVVRHTNRKRTNRGLRGLRRSACLDRFAQRSANRIARNGRLTHQNLRPVLDRCNAWMVGENIAYGYVWPRRVVRAWMASPGHRANILQRRYRRIGVGMARDASGTVWVAQVFGQPR, encoded by the coding sequence ATGCGCATCATCGTCACCATCGCCGCCCTGGCGGCATCATTGCTGGTCGCGCCGGCCGCGACCGCGACGACCACCGCGTCGCCCGCCGGACGTGCGGCCTCCGCCGGCGTGCCCGGCAGCACGCCGGGCGCCCTGGCCGCCGCACGCCGGGGACTCAGACCGGGGGTCTACGAACGTCGTGTGGTCCGGCACACGAACCGCAAGCGCACGAACCGAGGACTGCGGGGTCTGAGACGGTCGGCGTGCCTGGACCGGTTCGCGCAGCGCTCGGCGAACCGGATCGCACGGAACGGGCGGCTCACCCACCAGAACCTCCGACCGGTCCTCGACCGCTGCAACGCCTGGATGGTGGGCGAGAACATCGCGTACGGCTACGTCTGGCCGCGCCGGGTGGTCCGCGCGTGGATGGCGTCGCCGGGCCACCGCGCGAACATCCTCCAGCGGCGCTACCGCCGGATCGGCGTCGGGATGGCCCGCGACGCGTCGGGAACGGTCTGGGTCGCGCAGGTCTTCGGCCAGCCGCGCTGA
- the lepB gene encoding signal peptidase I, producing the protein MRTSVRWPWPWWGSRPTPLWVEAGVLVLVAVLLSVAVKALFLQTFYVPSESMEPTLTGHDDGIQDRIVVQKVSYWGRDPHRGEVVVFRDPGGWLRTEEAARPNTAQRLLATAGLYPSGGHLVKRVIGVGGDRVQCCDTQGRIEINGLPIEEDYVLDPEATARSPFDVTVPEGYLWVMGDNRANSADSRAHASEPGDGFVPVDMVVGKVAFVVWPWDDRAVLEDPEVFDSLD; encoded by the coding sequence GTGCGTACGTCTGTGCGCTGGCCCTGGCCGTGGTGGGGCTCGCGGCCGACCCCGCTGTGGGTCGAGGCGGGAGTCCTCGTGCTGGTGGCCGTGCTCCTGTCCGTCGCGGTGAAGGCGCTGTTCCTCCAGACCTTCTACGTCCCGTCCGAGTCGATGGAGCCGACCCTGACCGGTCACGACGACGGGATCCAGGACCGGATCGTCGTCCAGAAGGTCTCGTACTGGGGACGCGACCCGCACCGCGGCGAGGTCGTGGTGTTCCGTGATCCCGGCGGCTGGCTGCGCACCGAGGAGGCTGCCCGCCCCAACACCGCGCAGCGCCTCCTCGCCACCGCTGGCCTCTATCCGTCCGGCGGCCACCTGGTGAAGCGCGTGATCGGGGTCGGCGGCGACCGCGTCCAGTGCTGCGACACCCAGGGCCGGATCGAGATCAACGGGCTGCCGATCGAGGAGGACTACGTCCTGGATCCCGAGGCGACCGCACGCTCCCCGTTCGACGTCACGGTGCCCGAGGGCTATCTGTGGGTGATGGGGGACAACCGCGCGAACTCGGCGGACTCGCGCGCCCACGCCTCCGAGCCGGGCGACGGTTTCGTCCCGGTCGACATGGTGGTGGGCAAGGTGGCGTTCGTGGTGTGGCCCTGGGACGACCGCGCGGTGCTGGAGGATCCCGAGGTCTTCGACAGCCTGGACTAG
- a CDS encoding YraN family protein — protein MGSTYEQRRALGTYGEDLAVAYLRGQGMEILLRNWRVREGEVDVVARDGATLVVCEVKTRRGEAYGSALEAVTDNKAARLRRLLGRLLDETGWHPGEVRIDVVAVQVPRRGAPTLTHLEGVG, from the coding sequence ATGGGTTCGACGTACGAGCAGCGGCGCGCACTGGGGACGTACGGCGAGGACCTCGCCGTGGCGTACCTGCGGGGTCAGGGGATGGAGATCCTGCTACGCAACTGGCGGGTCCGCGAGGGAGAGGTCGACGTGGTCGCCCGGGACGGGGCGACGCTCGTGGTCTGCGAGGTCAAGACCCGGCGCGGCGAGGCGTACGGGTCGGCTCTCGAGGCGGTCACCGACAACAAGGCCGCACGGCTGCGCCGGCTTCTCGGGCGCCTGCTCGACGAGACCGGCTGGCACCCCGGTGAGGTCCGGATCGACGTGGTCGCGGTCCAGGTGCCGCGCCGCGGGGCGCCGACGCTGACCCACCTCGAGGGGGTCGGCTGA
- a CDS encoding DNA-processing protein DprA, whose amino-acid sequence MSGADRSARRDRMALSLVVEAGDPRLAAALVDREPGAVLEAVRAGDPGIPEPWRARARSLEARVASTLARARDARLRWVCPGDADWPAPLDDLDHVGVHAGVAGRPLGLWMRGRRDLAADGGVAVVGSRDATAYGCDVAADLAADLAESGRCVLSGAALGIDGAAHRGALAVGGPTLAVLACGADVDYPRAHAGLLTRLSEVGAVVSEQPPGSAPTRARFLTRNRLIAALGAGTVVVEAAVRSGALNTLGWAAELGRLVHAVPGPVTNRSSSGVHQAIRDGRAVLAASAADVLEDHGGLLADGLARTPGSRAASTWWDALAPRARQVLEEVPAAGGISGPRLADEIGRRPDDVEATLRSLAAAGLVARTERGWRLVRRADLEPADGRPTLRE is encoded by the coding sequence GTGAGCGGCGCCGACCGGTCGGCTCGCCGCGACCGGATGGCGCTCTCGCTGGTCGTGGAGGCCGGAGATCCCCGACTGGCGGCAGCCTTGGTCGACCGGGAGCCGGGCGCGGTGCTCGAGGCCGTCCGCGCCGGCGACCCAGGCATCCCGGAGCCGTGGCGAGCACGAGCGCGCTCGTTGGAGGCGCGGGTCGCGAGCACGCTGGCGCGTGCGCGTGACGCGCGCCTGCGCTGGGTGTGCCCGGGCGACGCCGACTGGCCGGCGCCGCTCGACGACCTCGATCACGTCGGAGTCCACGCGGGCGTGGCGGGACGCCCGCTCGGGCTGTGGATGCGCGGTCGCCGCGACCTGGCCGCGGACGGCGGGGTCGCCGTGGTCGGGTCCCGCGACGCCACCGCCTACGGCTGCGACGTGGCCGCCGATCTCGCGGCCGACCTCGCCGAGTCGGGTCGGTGCGTCCTCAGCGGAGCGGCGCTCGGGATCGACGGTGCGGCACACCGCGGTGCGCTCGCGGTCGGCGGACCGACCCTGGCCGTGCTCGCGTGCGGCGCCGACGTCGACTACCCCCGTGCGCACGCCGGTCTGCTCACCCGCCTCTCGGAGGTCGGGGCGGTCGTGAGCGAGCAGCCGCCGGGCTCGGCCCCGACCCGGGCACGGTTCCTGACACGCAACCGGCTGATCGCCGCGCTCGGAGCCGGGACGGTCGTCGTGGAGGCCGCCGTCCGCAGCGGCGCCCTCAACACCCTGGGCTGGGCCGCGGAGCTCGGCCGTCTCGTGCACGCGGTGCCCGGGCCCGTGACCAACCGCTCGTCGAGCGGGGTCCACCAGGCGATCCGCGACGGCCGGGCGGTGCTGGCCGCGAGCGCGGCCGACGTCCTGGAGGACCACGGCGGCCTGCTCGCGGACGGGCTGGCGCGGACGCCCGGCAGCCGCGCGGCGTCGACCTGGTGGGATGCGCTGGCGCCGCGCGCCCGGCAGGTCCTGGAGGAGGTGCCGGCTGCGGGCGGGATCAGCGGCCCCCGGCTGGCCGACGAGATCGGGCGTCGCCCCGACGACGTCGAGGCGACGCTCCGGTCCCTCGCCGCCGCGGGCCTGGTCGCGCGCACCGAGCGCGGGTGGCGGCTGGTCCGGCGCGCCGACTTGGAGCCGGCGGACGGTCGCCCGACACTCAGGGAGTGA
- a CDS encoding DUF2469 domain-containing protein, translated as MSAEDLERYEAEMELALYREYRDVVGIFTYVVETDRRFYLCNSVDVKVRSESGDAYFEVTMTDAWVWDVYRPARFAKNVKVLTFKDVNVEELATSDFEPPKA; from the coding sequence ATGAGCGCGGAGGACCTCGAGCGCTACGAGGCGGAGATGGAGCTCGCGCTGTACCGCGAGTACCGCGACGTCGTCGGCATCTTCACCTACGTCGTCGAGACCGACCGGCGCTTCTATCTGTGCAACTCCGTCGACGTGAAGGTCCGCTCCGAGTCCGGCGACGCCTACTTCGAGGTCACGATGACCGACGCGTGGGTCTGGGACGTCTACCGGCCCGCCCGCTTCGCGAAGAACGTCAAGGTGCTGACGTTCAAGGACGTCAACGTCGAGGAGCTGGCGACCAGCGACTTCGAGCCGCCCAAGGCCTGA
- a CDS encoding tyrosine recombinase XerC, translating into MSGDHPVAWADALEAYERHLAAERGLSDHTVRAYRGDLDQLAAHAVARRVTDPGALGLADLRSFLAAQQVRGRSRSTLARRAAAVRRFTAWMVRTGRADADPGAHLASPRRHRELPGVLKDGDVRALLDAAARRCEDEETGGDPAARAVAVRDLAILELLYATGIRVAELCSLDVDDLDRQRGVVRVLGKGAKERSVPFGAPAAHALDRWLACRPDLAVHGGPAVFVGRRGGRIDPRTVRRTVHARLEDVDGAPDLGPHGLRHTAATHLLEGGADLRSVQELLGHASLATTQVYTHVSSERLRAAYRLAHPRA; encoded by the coding sequence GTGAGCGGAGACCACCCGGTCGCGTGGGCCGATGCGCTCGAGGCCTACGAACGACACCTCGCGGCCGAGCGCGGGCTGAGCGACCACACCGTCCGTGCCTACCGCGGTGATCTCGACCAGCTGGCCGCGCACGCCGTCGCCCGCCGGGTCACCGACCCGGGGGCGCTCGGGCTCGCGGATCTGCGCAGCTTCCTCGCCGCCCAGCAGGTCCGCGGGCGGTCCCGCAGCACGCTGGCGCGGCGCGCGGCCGCCGTACGACGGTTCACCGCCTGGATGGTGCGCACCGGCCGCGCGGACGCGGATCCCGGCGCGCACCTCGCGAGCCCACGCCGCCATCGGGAGCTCCCGGGCGTCCTCAAGGACGGTGACGTGCGTGCCCTGCTCGACGCGGCCGCCCGGCGCTGCGAGGACGAGGAGACCGGTGGCGACCCGGCTGCTCGCGCGGTCGCGGTGCGCGACCTGGCGATCCTCGAGCTGCTGTACGCCACCGGGATCCGCGTCGCGGAGCTGTGCTCGCTGGACGTCGACGACCTCGACCGGCAGCGGGGGGTCGTCCGGGTGCTCGGCAAGGGCGCCAAGGAGCGGTCGGTGCCGTTCGGCGCTCCGGCTGCGCACGCGCTGGACCGGTGGCTCGCGTGCCGTCCCGACCTGGCCGTCCACGGCGGGCCCGCGGTGTTCGTGGGCCGCCGCGGTGGCCGGATCGACCCGCGGACCGTCCGCCGGACCGTGCACGCCCGGCTCGAAGACGTCGACGGTGCGCCCGACCTGGGGCCCCACGGTCTGCGTCACACCGCCGCGACGCACCTGCTCGAGGGCGGGGCGGACCTGCGCTCGGTCCAGGAGCTGCTCGGGCACGCGTCCCTGGCGACCACGCAGGTCTACACCCACGTGAGCTCCGAGCGCCTCCGGGCTGCCTATCGCCTGGCTCACCCACGGGCCTGA